A genomic segment from Truepera sp. encodes:
- a CDS encoding nucleotidyl transferase AbiEii/AbiGii toxin family protein: MIYRTAGGFRRALEERLTNQARAEHLVDPNRLRTSVAFERFLARLFHDDTKRWVLKGGYALELRFPGRARTTRDLDLNVPPPPYPDLLDELQTAAERDLGDYFEFRLSAPTSRGALTGPPQGGHRFRVEAILAGRRFTSFPLDVGQGDVTIREPDHIPGRIDLTFAGIATPRFAVYPVEDHFAEKLHAYTAPRAIRTRVKDLVDMILLIDQGLEPSPLLRDSLAATFERYERQALPLVLLPPPTEWQETFPALAHEVGLSVSDPLEAHAILQEFLSGFQ, from the coding sequence ATGATCTACCGCACCGCCGGCGGCTTCCGCCGGGCGCTCGAAGAGCGCCTGACCAACCAGGCGCGAGCCGAGCACCTCGTGGATCCTAACCGCCTTCGCACCAGTGTGGCGTTCGAACGCTTCCTCGCTAGACTCTTCCACGACGACACCAAGCGCTGGGTGCTCAAAGGCGGCTACGCCCTCGAGCTCCGCTTCCCCGGCCGCGCCCGCACCACCCGCGACCTGGACCTGAACGTACCGCCACCCCCATACCCCGACCTGCTCGACGAGCTGCAGACGGCAGCTGAGCGCGACCTGGGTGACTACTTCGAGTTCAGGCTCAGCGCCCCCACTTCCAGAGGCGCACTCACCGGCCCGCCCCAAGGCGGCCACAGGTTCAGAGTCGAAGCGATACTCGCAGGCCGCCGCTTCACCAGCTTCCCGCTCGACGTGGGCCAGGGAGACGTCACGATTCGCGAACCCGACCACATCCCCGGGCGCATCGACCTGACCTTTGCCGGCATCGCCACGCCCCGCTTCGCTGTCTACCCGGTGGAAGACCACTTCGCCGAGAAACTGCACGCCTACACCGCACCGCGCGCGATCCGCACCCGGGTCAAAGACCTCGTAGACATGATCCTACTCATCGACCAGGGACTAGAACCAAGTCCCTTGCTGCGCGACAGCCTCGCAGCGACGTTCGAGCGCTACGAAAGGCAGGCACTGCCGCTAGTCCTGCTTCCACCACCCACCGAATGGCAGGAAACCTTCCCGGCGTTAGCCCACGAAGTAGGGCTCTCGGTGAGCGACCCCCTTGAGGCCCACGCCATACTTCAAGAATTCTTGTCCGGCTTCCAATAG
- a CDS encoding rhodanese-like domain-containing protein, translating to MLRPQRHHLGGFDLYFKHFYDEDLAQGSYLIGCQATGEAVVVDPRRDVHHYVDEAAARGLRITAVTDTHVHADYVSGARELAASVGARLYLSGEGGTEWRYGFEHEELMDEGVIRVGNVTLQALHTPGHTPEHLSFLVTDTQRSQVPSHLLSGDFLFVGDVGRPDLLDAVAGGNDTRFEGARQLFSSLEKLRALPEHLQVWPGHGAGSACGKALGAVANSTLGYERLTSWWSAYVASGDEAGFVATLLEGQPEAPDYFGRMKRVNRDGPPLLADRRPMRRFSGAELRGRVNRDVMFLDTRPVVEQWAGSVPGALAVPNGRSFATYAAWVIDPEADRRPVVVLAADEAHAARLRDRLSYVGIDEVEGYVTSLEGLDLAPLPLVAPGALAALGGAELVDVRNTSEFVLGHVPGARKLAAANFLGRCHEFPRRGKLVVYCLSGERAALVASALRNRGFSNVVELEGSYQAWSAHAAASGEKNGTVTI from the coding sequence GTGCTGCGCCCGCAGCGGCACCACCTAGGAGGGTTCGACTTGTACTTCAAGCACTTCTACGACGAGGACCTGGCCCAGGGTAGCTACCTGATCGGCTGCCAGGCGACGGGCGAGGCGGTGGTCGTCGACCCGCGGAGGGACGTCCACCACTACGTGGACGAGGCGGCGGCGCGGGGCCTGCGCATCACGGCCGTCACCGACACGCACGTCCACGCCGACTACGTCTCCGGCGCGCGCGAGCTCGCGGCAAGCGTCGGCGCCAGGCTCTACCTTTCGGGCGAGGGCGGCACCGAGTGGCGCTACGGGTTCGAGCACGAGGAGCTCATGGACGAAGGCGTCATCCGCGTCGGCAACGTGACGCTCCAGGCGCTTCACACGCCCGGCCACACGCCAGAGCACCTGTCCTTCCTCGTGACCGACACGCAACGCTCGCAGGTGCCCTCCCACCTCCTGAGCGGCGACTTCCTGTTCGTGGGAGACGTCGGCCGGCCCGACCTGCTCGACGCGGTGGCCGGCGGCAACGACACCCGCTTCGAGGGGGCGCGGCAACTCTTCTCCAGCCTCGAGAAACTCAGGGCCCTGCCGGAGCACCTGCAGGTCTGGCCGGGCCACGGCGCCGGCAGCGCCTGCGGCAAGGCGCTCGGTGCGGTCGCCAATAGCACGCTCGGCTACGAGCGTCTCACCTCCTGGTGGTCCGCATACGTCGCCTCGGGCGACGAGGCGGGCTTCGTGGCGACGCTCCTCGAGGGGCAGCCCGAGGCGCCCGACTACTTCGGGCGCATGAAGCGTGTCAACCGCGACGGTCCCCCACTGCTGGCCGACCGGCGCCCCATGCGCAGGTTCTCCGGCGCGGAGTTGCGAGGGCGGGTAAACCGTGACGTGATGTTCCTCGACACTCGCCCGGTGGTAGAGCAGTGGGCCGGATCGGTGCCGGGTGCCCTGGCGGTGCCGAACGGCCGCTCGTTCGCCACGTACGCGGCGTGGGTCATCGACCCGGAGGCCGACCGACGCCCGGTGGTCGTGCTCGCCGCCGACGAGGCGCATGCCGCGCGGCTGCGCGACCGGCTTTCGTACGTGGGGATAGACGAGGTCGAGGGTTACGTGACGTCGCTCGAGGGGCTCGACCTCGCGCCGCTACCCCTCGTCGCTCCTGGGGCCCTCGCGGCCCTGGGCGGCGCCGAGTTGGTCGACGTGCGCAACACGAGCGAGTTCGTGCTCGGGCACGTGCCGGGCGCCCGGAAACTGGCCGCGGCAAACTTCCTCGGGCGCTGTCATGAGTTCCCGCGACGGGGGAAGCTGGTGGTCTACTGCCTGTCCGGGGAGCGCGCGGCCCTGGTGGCGAGCGCCCTCAGGAACAGGGGCTTCTCCAACGTCGTGGAACTGGAAGGTAGCTACCAGGCCTGGAGCGCCCATGCGGCGGCATCGGGCGAGAAGAACGGGACGGTGACGATATGA
- a CDS encoding BadF/BadG/BcrA/BcrD ATPase family protein, with protein MSDRAAFLGIDAGGSSTRWLLLDAAGEELARGAGGPVSAIQLATPERAAVLERLTALLRQVAATATPARVVAGVTGLEPDSPDAGFLATTIAEALQMPQAAVSVMPDIHTAYLAAFRPGEGVLVYAGTGSVAFHLAADGTAIRAGGHGYLIDDAGGGYWIGREALKGVLRRWDEQGAAPGGPLAAGIFAALGGDDWNTIRREVYGGGRARLAALTPVVSLAAARGDEQARLVLAAAGTELARLARIVSGRVGHALPVVLAGGVARCGAPLTDALAAALPSGTRLGVTSREPVEAAARLARAQA; from the coding sequence GTGTCTGATCGGGCCGCCTTCCTGGGCATCGACGCCGGTGGCTCGAGCACCAGGTGGTTGTTGCTGGACGCGGCCGGCGAGGAGCTGGCGCGCGGCGCGGGTGGACCAGTGTCCGCCATCCAGCTCGCCACGCCAGAGCGGGCGGCCGTTCTGGAGCGCCTCACCGCCCTGCTGCGCCAGGTTGCCGCCACGGCCACGCCCGCGCGCGTGGTCGCGGGCGTCACGGGCCTCGAGCCCGACTCCCCCGACGCCGGGTTCTTGGCGACCACCATCGCCGAGGCCCTCCAAATGCCGCAGGCGGCCGTGAGCGTCATGCCCGACATCCACACCGCCTACCTGGCCGCGTTCCGGCCAGGCGAGGGTGTGCTCGTGTACGCCGGCACCGGCAGCGTCGCCTTCCACCTGGCCGCAGACGGAACCGCCATCCGCGCGGGTGGCCACGGCTACCTGATAGACGACGCGGGGGGCGGCTACTGGATCGGACGCGAGGCGCTGAAAGGCGTCCTGCGCCGCTGGGACGAACAGGGGGCGGCGCCAGGCGGCCCGCTTGCGGCCGGCATCTTCGCTGCGCTCGGGGGCGATGACTGGAACACCATCCGCCGCGAGGTCTACGGCGGGGGCAGGGCCAGGTTGGCGGCGTTGACGCCGGTGGTGTCGCTGGCCGCGGCCCGGGGCGACGAGCAGGCCCGCCTCGTCCTGGCCGCTGCCGGCACGGAGCTGGCCCGCTTGGCCCGCATCGTGAGTGGTCGGGTGGGGCACGCACTGCCGGTGGTGCTGGCGGGCGGCGTGGCCCGCTGCGGGGCGCCCCTCACCGACGCGCTGGCCGCCGCCCTGCCTTCGGGCACGCGGCTCGGCGTCACTTCGCGAGAGCCGGTCGAGGCCGCGGCCCGCCTGGCGCGGGCGCAAGCGTGA
- a CDS encoding LysR family transcriptional regulator, which yields MPRVPDAEHLLTLLAVAEAGNESAAAELLGVGQSSVSRRLAALQQLASGPLTQRTAAGTRLTPAGQALLGAAREVRAALREAGERLDPERSTAKTLRCGLSPHLVPLLGGALTADGAAGVQLVEGHSADLVAAVRRGELSAAFTLAAPAGGEPGLRLAPIGEERVVVAAHPSEPAVRHDGADAGLLAQARWLLPSEPSAVGERARLLLRRAGLAAAHQASIPSPTAMRAAVLAGAGVGVVLASELRAEAAAGWLTIAKLPFAAEGEDQIRVWLVTADSVEPGRATLIEGLAAEAMSV from the coding sequence ATGCCGCGAGTCCCGGACGCCGAGCACCTCCTCACGCTCCTGGCCGTGGCGGAGGCCGGCAACGAGAGCGCCGCCGCCGAGCTGCTGGGCGTGGGGCAGTCCTCGGTCAGCCGCCGCCTGGCGGCGCTGCAGCAACTGGCGAGCGGACCGCTGACGCAGCGCACGGCCGCGGGCACGCGGCTTACCCCCGCCGGGCAAGCGTTGCTGGGGGCCGCTCGCGAGGTGCGTGCTGCACTGCGCGAGGCGGGCGAGCGCCTCGACCCCGAGCGGAGCACCGCGAAGACACTGCGCTGCGGGCTGAGCCCCCACCTCGTACCGCTGCTTGGCGGCGCCCTGACGGCCGACGGTGCGGCAGGGGTCCAGCTCGTAGAGGGGCACTCGGCCGACCTCGTCGCCGCCGTGCGCCGCGGCGAGCTCTCGGCCGCCTTCACCCTGGCGGCGCCCGCCGGAGGCGAGCCGGGGCTGCGCTTGGCACCCATAGGCGAGGAGCGCGTCGTGGTCGCGGCTCACCCCAGCGAGCCGGCGGTCAGGCACGACGGCGCCGACGCCGGCCTGCTCGCCCAGGCGCGCTGGTTGCTACCCTCCGAACCCAGCGCGGTGGGCGAGCGCGCCCGCCTGCTCCTGCGGCGTGCCGGCCTCGCCGCCGCCCACCAGGCCTCCATCCCGAGTCCGACCGCCATGCGGGCGGCGGTCCTGGCTGGAGCCGGGGTGGGCGTGGTCCTCGCGTCCGAGTTGCGGGCCGAGGCGGCGGCCGGCTGGCTGACGATCGCCAAGCTGCCCTTCGCCGCGGAGGGCGAGGACCAGATCCGCGTCTGGCTCGTTACCGCGGACTCCGTGGAACCAGGTCGGGCTACCCTCATCGAGGGGCTCGCAGCCGAGGCCATGAGTGTCTGA
- a CDS encoding THUMP domain-containing protein, with translation MRDIDLRTDDERLFVTIRPTAEVTIKAPTTRASFLRKLRLAVKDALQRGGFGVRVFVRGNRVMAEVSSRADEGGAAERPDPAEGRPAPAEGRPAPAEGRPAAAAERPDPAAVAEVLSRVFGIGTFSLVEAVTAPDLDAIVEAGQRLYGERVRGKRYAVRCKRMGRHAFSSMDVERKLGAALNPGAKVDLTNPEVTVEIEVDGRQALFLSQRHAGAGGLPLGTGGHALALLSGGYDSVVAAWSLMRRGVEVDFVHFRLGDLESERLALRVAKVLSDEWGAGSRPEAHVIDLRPAMGELRSHVETNLWQVGLKRLMVRAADGVADALEAYATAGASGAATQPQVRGRRLSRRRIDALVTGEAIGQVSSQTLSNIRTIDAAAVRPVLRPLIATDKLEIIALAERIGTAELSAKAVEECNITPVRPATSSRAERLSWQEGGMNEDALLPALARVASGASRVPLRAYREGEGVLPVPTAGEGDDLRVRELPADAVLIDCRAAAKRGWTPAWPEMIAEPSDLIAGGGLDADRVYVAFCPLGQRSAYVAKLLREGGVRAFSFMGGEGELHKYLERSAGAGAVAEGELRP, from the coding sequence CGACGACGAGCGGCTGTTCGTCACCATCCGTCCCACGGCCGAGGTGACGATCAAGGCGCCCACCACGCGCGCGTCCTTCCTCCGCAAGCTGAGGCTCGCCGTCAAGGATGCCCTGCAGCGCGGCGGCTTCGGGGTGCGCGTGTTCGTGCGGGGCAACCGCGTGATGGCCGAGGTGAGCAGCCGCGCCGACGAGGGCGGGGCCGCCGAGCGACCCGACCCGGCCGAGGGGCGTCCCGCTCCGGCCGAGGGGCGTCCCGCTCCGGCCGAGGGGCGTCCCGCTGCGGCCGCCGAGCGACCCGACCCGGCCGCCGTTGCCGAGGTCCTCTCCCGCGTCTTCGGCATCGGGACCTTCTCGCTGGTGGAGGCCGTGACGGCGCCCGACCTGGACGCCATCGTCGAGGCCGGCCAGCGGCTCTACGGCGAGCGCGTGCGGGGCAAGCGCTACGCCGTTCGCTGCAAGCGCATGGGCCGGCACGCCTTCAGCTCGATGGACGTGGAACGCAAGCTGGGCGCCGCCCTCAACCCGGGCGCCAAGGTCGACCTCACCAACCCCGAGGTGACGGTCGAGATCGAGGTCGACGGGCGCCAGGCCCTCTTCCTGAGCCAGCGGCACGCCGGCGCCGGCGGGCTGCCGCTCGGCACGGGCGGTCACGCCCTCGCGCTGCTCTCGGGCGGTTACGACTCGGTGGTGGCCGCCTGGTCGCTCATGCGGCGCGGCGTGGAGGTCGACTTCGTGCACTTCCGCCTCGGAGACCTCGAGTCGGAGCGCCTGGCCCTGAGGGTCGCGAAAGTGCTATCGGACGAGTGGGGCGCGGGTTCGCGGCCCGAGGCGCACGTCATCGACCTGCGTCCGGCCATGGGCGAACTGCGCAGCCACGTGGAGACGAACCTCTGGCAGGTGGGTCTCAAACGCCTCATGGTGAGAGCCGCCGACGGCGTGGCCGACGCGCTCGAGGCGTACGCCACGGCGGGCGCGAGCGGGGCCGCCACTCAGCCTCAGGTGCGGGGTCGGCGACTCTCGCGCCGGCGCATCGACGCGCTCGTGACCGGGGAGGCCATCGGTCAGGTGTCGTCTCAGACGCTCTCCAACATCCGCACCATCGACGCGGCTGCCGTGCGTCCCGTCCTGCGCCCGCTCATAGCCACGGACAAGCTGGAGATCATCGCCCTGGCCGAACGCATCGGCACGGCCGAGTTGTCGGCCAAGGCCGTCGAGGAGTGCAACATCACGCCCGTGCGGCCCGCCACCTCCAGCCGCGCTGAGAGGCTGAGTTGGCAGGAAGGCGGCATGAACGAGGACGCGCTGCTCCCCGCCCTGGCGCGAGTGGCGAGCGGCGCCTCGCGCGTGCCGCTGCGCGCCTACCGGGAGGGTGAGGGGGTGCTGCCGGTTCCGACGGCTGGCGAGGGCGACGACCTCCGGGTGCGCGAGCTACCCGCCGACGCGGTACTCATAGACTGCCGCGCCGCGGCCAAGCGCGGGTGGACACCCGCGTGGCCCGAGATGATCGCCGAACCCAGTGACTTGATCGCCGGTGGCGGGCTCGACGCCGACCGCGTGTACGTCGCCTTCTGCCCGCTGGGGCAGCGCAGCGCGTACGTGGCCAAGCTGCTTCGCGAGGGCGGAGTCAGGGCATTCAGCTTCATGGGCGGCGAGGGCGAGCTGCACAAGTACTTGGAGCGGTCGGCCGGCGCAGGCGCGGTCGCCGAGGGCGAACTCAGGCCCTAG
- a CDS encoding type II toxin-antitoxin system death-on-curing family toxin yields MTDYLTLADVLAIHEDQIQRYGGASGVRDMGVLEAALFRPQTGYYADTIEEAAALWESLAQSRPFVDGNKRTAFAAAYTFLVINGFRISASAGDTYEFINGLYATATFALDHLVVWLRGNTTDL; encoded by the coding sequence GTGACCGATTACCTCACGCTCGCGGATGTTCTCGCCATTCACGAGGATCAGATTCAACGTTACGGAGGGGCGAGCGGGGTACGTGACATGGGCGTCCTCGAAGCCGCCCTGTTCCGCCCCCAAACCGGCTACTACGCAGACACGATCGAGGAGGCAGCTGCCTTATGGGAGAGCCTGGCGCAAAGCCGCCCGTTCGTAGACGGGAACAAGCGAACCGCCTTTGCTGCCGCTTATACATTCCTCGTAATAAACGGCTTCCGAATCTCCGCCAGCGCGGGTGACACGTACGAGTTCATCAACGGGCTCTACGCCACGGCAACCTTCGCTCTTGACCATCTCGTCGTGTGGCTACGCGGGAACACAACGGATCTGTAA
- a CDS encoding type IV toxin-antitoxin system AbiEi family antitoxin domain-containing protein, with translation MTAQTEPRSKLYDIAEQQAGYFTASQALQAGYSRASQHYHHKAGNWRREGHGIYRLERFPRTADEHYVRLMLWSRDRNGNTQAAISHETALQAYELSDTMPAKTHITVPKSFRKQPPAGVKLHRQELTASDVTERDGYRITTPLRTLLDAAASTLSAEHLATAVQDALSQGLIRKSVLEQAVSEAPEEVKARFASTGLP, from the coding sequence ATGACCGCCCAGACCGAGCCCCGCTCCAAGCTCTACGACATCGCGGAACAGCAAGCCGGCTACTTCACTGCCTCGCAGGCCCTGCAGGCCGGCTACAGCCGTGCCTCCCAGCACTACCATCACAAGGCCGGGAACTGGCGGCGCGAAGGCCACGGCATCTACCGGCTCGAGCGGTTCCCCCGCACAGCCGACGAGCACTACGTACGACTCATGCTGTGGAGCCGAGACCGAAACGGCAACACCCAAGCCGCCATCTCCCACGAAACCGCCCTCCAAGCCTACGAACTTAGCGACACAATGCCCGCAAAGACCCACATCACCGTCCCAAAAAGCTTCCGGAAACAACCACCCGCCGGCGTCAAGCTGCACCGCCAGGAACTGACTGCATCTGACGTGACCGAACGTGACGGGTACCGCATCACAACGCCCCTGCGCACCCTGCTCGACGCCGCGGCTTCCACGCTGAGCGCCGAACACCTAGCCACCGCCGTACAAGACGCGCTGAGCCAAGGCCTGATCCGCAAGAGCGTCCTGGAACAAGCGGTGAGTGAAGCCCCCGAAGAAGTAAAGGCGCGCTTCGCCAGCACCGGACTTCCATGA
- a CDS encoding type II toxin-antitoxin system prevent-host-death family antitoxin has protein sequence MTAPTEVRTITEAKANLSRLIAAVERGEVIVIGRAGKPVAKLVPYEADVEPRDLSAGEWKGRVQMSDDFDELPAEFMEHFERGSNPS, from the coding sequence ATGACTGCGCCAACCGAGGTACGCACCATCACCGAAGCCAAGGCGAACCTCTCTCGCCTCATCGCAGCCGTAGAGCGGGGCGAGGTGATCGTCATCGGCAGGGCAGGAAAGCCAGTGGCGAAGCTGGTGCCTTACGAAGCGGACGTCGAGCCACGCGACCTTTCCGCGGGCGAGTGGAAAGGTCGAGTTCAGATGAGCGACGACTTCGACGAACTTCCCGCCGAGTTCATGGAGCATTTCGAGCGCGGCTCGAATCCGTCTTGA
- a CDS encoding EAL domain-containing protein, with translation MEITRDPHDRRDGANKARLLQNTQTRVLELIAGGAELSEVLDQITRFLDQQLDGVRTSVLLLDNKGHLYGSVAPSLPAEFNDELCSRPIGPDVGSCGAAAYLGEEVVATDIATDHRWESLREVPLAHGLRACWSTPLLTPERAVVGTFAVYYVEPRGPTAEERAYVRVAAHLAEVAATSRRRLEDLHERERSLERMAEFRRGIIQVMEQGLLTAYGPGLYQRMLDQAVQSIPGAQAGSLLLRGDDGRYGLAAVNGYDYEAIGKVRFSASGVGFGHPHGDPHPRIVVAPEMDTHLTPAEVEALVAHGRAEEIRAALVVPISVDGSPAAAFLTLDNFSSAEDFTNESVEAARLYAGYAGLLIKRATLEESLRRSAFTDSLTGLPNRAHFQEFLEEALAEAAATETELAVLFLDLDNLKPVNDSLGHPAGDRVLVAVAKRLGDCLAPGQVLARLGGDEFTMLVSGTDARVAADELAERASRAFSDLFQIGEHLVNVTASIGVSTYPHDGSSAEGLLRRSDIAMYHGKQRGKNRLVHFTPEMEEATAGRLRLEEALRGALEQDRVLLHYQPRIDTRSGQIMCLEALVRLQVPGRGLVLPGEFMALAESTNLIHPLGRRVLHLALRQLSDWRDRGLTGFRVAVNLSASEVTMPDLVERVAAALESAGLGPETLELEVTERVAMTDVLGGVARLSALRAMGVRVALDDFGVGYSNLSYLRSFPIDTLKVDGAFMNEIGLEDLAGGEERNADRQVGAAIVRAIVTLGKSMGLTVVAEGIEKRSQWEAVRTLGADEAQGYLICRPAPAEELGGLLARGSVQV, from the coding sequence ATGGAGATCACTCGCGACCCGCACGACCGCCGCGACGGAGCGAACAAGGCACGCTTGCTCCAGAACACGCAGACCCGTGTTCTCGAGCTGATCGCCGGCGGCGCCGAGCTGAGCGAGGTCCTCGACCAGATCACGCGGTTCCTGGACCAGCAACTGGACGGCGTGCGCACCTCGGTCTTGCTGCTCGATAACAAGGGCCACCTCTACGGCTCGGTGGCGCCGAGCCTGCCGGCGGAGTTCAATGACGAGCTCTGCAGCCGGCCCATTGGGCCCGACGTGGGCTCATGCGGCGCCGCCGCCTACTTGGGAGAAGAGGTGGTGGCAACCGACATCGCAACCGACCACCGCTGGGAGAGCCTGCGCGAGGTGCCCCTGGCTCACGGGCTGCGGGCCTGCTGGTCGACGCCGCTGCTCACCCCTGAACGCGCGGTGGTCGGCACCTTCGCCGTTTACTACGTCGAGCCCCGGGGGCCGACCGCCGAGGAGCGCGCCTACGTGCGCGTGGCGGCTCACCTGGCCGAGGTCGCCGCCACGAGCCGCCGCCGCCTAGAGGACCTTCACGAGCGCGAGCGGAGCCTCGAGCGTATGGCGGAGTTCCGCCGCGGCATCATCCAGGTGATGGAGCAGGGCCTGCTCACCGCCTATGGCCCGGGCCTCTACCAGCGCATGCTCGATCAGGCGGTGCAGTCGATCCCGGGAGCGCAGGCGGGTTCGTTGCTGCTGCGCGGCGACGACGGGCGCTACGGCCTGGCGGCCGTGAACGGCTACGACTACGAGGCCATCGGCAAGGTGCGCTTCTCCGCCTCTGGAGTGGGCTTCGGCCACCCCCATGGTGACCCGCACCCACGGATAGTCGTGGCCCCCGAGATGGACACGCACCTGACGCCGGCGGAAGTGGAGGCCCTCGTGGCCCATGGACGCGCCGAAGAGATACGCGCGGCGCTCGTCGTTCCGATCTCGGTGGACGGCTCGCCGGCGGCCGCCTTCCTCACCCTCGACAACTTCAGCAGCGCCGAAGACTTCACCAACGAGTCCGTCGAGGCCGCGCGGCTGTACGCCGGTTATGCCGGCCTGCTCATCAAGCGGGCGACCCTCGAGGAGAGCCTGCGGCGCTCCGCCTTCACCGACTCGCTGACGGGCCTACCCAACCGGGCGCACTTCCAGGAGTTCCTCGAGGAGGCCCTGGCCGAGGCGGCCGCGACGGAGACGGAACTGGCCGTGCTGTTCCTCGACCTCGACAACCTGAAGCCGGTGAACGACTCGCTCGGGCACCCCGCGGGCGACAGGGTGCTGGTGGCCGTTGCCAAGCGCCTGGGCGACTGCCTCGCGCCGGGGCAGGTGCTGGCGCGCCTCGGCGGTGACGAGTTCACGATGTTGGTGAGTGGCACCGATGCGAGGGTGGCCGCCGACGAGTTGGCGGAGCGCGCCTCGCGGGCCTTCTCCGACCTCTTCCAGATAGGCGAGCACCTCGTGAACGTCACGGCCAGCATCGGCGTCAGCACCTACCCGCACGATGGGAGCAGCGCCGAGGGACTGTTGCGGCGCTCCGACATCGCCATGTACCACGGCAAACAGCGCGGCAAGAACCGCCTCGTTCACTTCACTCCCGAGATGGAGGAGGCCACCGCCGGCCGCCTGAGGCTCGAGGAAGCGCTTCGCGGGGCGCTCGAACAAGATCGGGTGCTGCTCCACTACCAGCCGCGCATAGACACCAGGAGCGGGCAGATCATGTGTCTCGAGGCGCTGGTCAGGTTGCAGGTCCCGGGCCGCGGGCTCGTGCTGCCGGGCGAGTTCATGGCGCTCGCCGAGAGCACCAACCTCATCCACCCGCTGGGGCGAAGGGTGCTCCACCTGGCCCTGCGCCAGCTAAGCGACTGGCGCGACCGCGGGCTCACCGGCTTCCGCGTGGCAGTCAACCTCAGCGCCAGCGAGGTGACGATGCCGGACCTGGTCGAACGAGTGGCTGCGGCACTCGAGAGCGCCGGCCTGGGCCCGGAGACCCTCGAACTCGAGGTCACGGAGCGGGTGGCCATGACCGACGTGCTGGGCGGCGTGGCGAGGCTGTCGGCGCTGCGCGCCATGGGGGTGCGCGTTGCCCTCGACGACTTCGGGGTCGGCTACTCGAACCTGTCGTACCTGCGGAGTTTCCCGATCGACACGCTGAAGGTCGACGGTGCCTTCATGAACGAGATCGGCCTGGAGGACCTGGCCGGCGGCGAGGAGCGGAATGCCGATCGACAGGTTGGCGCGGCCATAGTGCGGGCAATCGTCACGCTCGGCAAGAGCATGGGCCTTACCGTGGTGGCGGAGGGCATAGAGAAGCGCTCGCAGTGGGAGGCCGTGCGAACGCTCGGTGCCGACGAGGCGCAGGGCTACCTCATCTGTAGGCCCGCCCCCGCCGAGGAGCTGGGCGGCCTCCTGGCGCGCGGCAGCGTCCAGGTTTAG
- a CDS encoding type II toxin-antitoxin system VapC family toxin, which produces MNLLLDTHVFLWLAGGIQPLSQRAVEAMTDPGNVVYVSAATAWEIAIKRGMRKLTAPHDLAAEIERLRFKALPITIAHAEAVAALPRVHNDPFDRLLLAQAVTEELHLVTRDAVMREYAVPIIRA; this is translated from the coding sequence TTGAATCTTCTGCTGGACACTCACGTGTTCTTGTGGCTCGCGGGAGGGATCCAGCCGTTATCGCAGCGAGCGGTTGAGGCCATGACGGATCCCGGTAACGTCGTTTACGTAAGCGCGGCTACCGCCTGGGAGATAGCCATCAAGCGTGGCATGAGGAAGCTGACGGCGCCTCATGACCTCGCTGCAGAGATCGAGCGGCTCAGGTTCAAAGCGCTTCCAATCACCATCGCGCATGCCGAGGCCGTAGCGGCGTTGCCACGGGTGCATAACGACCCGTTCGACCGGCTGCTGTTAGCGCAGGCGGTGACGGAAGAGCTCCACTTAGTTACTCGCGACGCCGTGATGCGGGAGTACGCAGTGCCGATCATTCGAGCATGA